Below is a genomic region from Miscanthus floridulus cultivar M001 chromosome 1, ASM1932011v1, whole genome shotgun sequence.
TTCTCGCTGCAAGTGATTTGGGTCTTGCCATGGAGCTGCTGCCGCTCTCCCCtccgcgcgcccacgccggcctCCTCACCTGCAGCTCCACTCCCGTCGTCCTCGGGCTCCGCTcccactccgccgccgccgctccaagCCGGCCCGCGCGGCCGCTGCTCGCCCGCAGGAACCGGAACAGCCGGAGCGACGAGGAGACCGCGGCGGAGCCCAAGGTTATCACGCTCGGGCGGCCGGGGAAGAGCCGGCGGCGCCGCAAcaggaagcagcagcagcagcagacgccgccgaaggaagaaggagacgaggaggaggaggatgaggacgacgacgacgagcgcgACGCGACGATCCCGGAGGTGGTGACGAACCGGATGATGCGGCGTGTGGGGGCGTCGGTGGGCCTGCCGCTGGCGCTGGGCGTGGGGTTCTTCCCGGTGTTCTACTACCTGAAGGCGGTGGCGAAGGTGGACGTGCCGACGTGGATCCCCTTCGGCGTGTCGTTCGTCTTCTTCGGCGCGGCGCTGGCCGGGGTGAGCTACGGCATCGTGTCCGCGAGCTGGGACCCCGTCCGGGAGGGCTCCCTGCTCGGCTGGAACGAGGCGCGCCGGAACTGGCCCGTCTTCTGGGACTCGCTCCGGGGACGCTCCTCCCCGCCTCGCCGGGGCTCCTAGGAGTAGGACAGGGGACAGGCCAATGCCCGGTGGTGACTAGCGGCCTGTTCGGTTGCTCGTATATcgataattataatttagaatagtatttttttttacgTCAAACCACCGATAGTAAATAATTCATAATTATTTACGACGAAATGAACGTAGCTCAGCACACTCTTGTGCGCAGTACATTTTTTTCCTGCTTTTTTAATGCCCATTCTTGCAGTAGATCGATGCATGTGTAGACAGACTGTTTTCGCGTGCGTTTGTCTAGCAATCTTCTGCGTATGTATGTACGTGCAGGACTGGCTGTGTACATCCATGTCAATCGCTCGCTGGTGTGAATCCTCTCTTTAGTTTGACGCAGGCAGTTTGCTTGGTTCGACTGCCGATCCAACAGATTATTAGCTCGGGACGTTCTGCATTTTGATCTATGTTACTGCGTGACGCATATCTGCACAAGCCAATGGAACAACTAATAACAAGCAAAAGTATGCCGCTTGTTCGGctaggctggctggccagcccctcGTATGGATACTTTTCACATAAACTAGCCAGTAGTACTTCTCTTTCACATAAACGAACCAACAACAATATGAACCAGCCAATCGAacatactaatgatcttctcacgGCCTCGCCTTGTCCAACTCTACGAGAATACTGAGGTAACCATGTGCAAAGCTATGCGAGTTAATTAAAATTTCATCGTATATGCATCCCTCGTAAAACATGTATAAGGCAAGTGCATCTATTCTAGCTTGGCAACTGAATATTCTCAGGATTTTACTGGGTTTCCTATGTTGGGTCAGGTCAAAAATTACGACCTCAACACGCCCGATGAATTTTGATCTAGTCGGGTCGggccagttttttttttcttcgagTGGGCTG
It encodes:
- the LOC136506746 gene encoding protein PAM68, chloroplastic-like; amino-acid sequence: MELLPLSPPRAHAGLLTCSSTPVVLGLRSHSAAAAPSRPARPLLARRNRNSRSDEETAAEPKVITLGRPGKSRRRRNRKQQQQQTPPKEEGDEEEEDEDDDDERDATIPEVVTNRMMRRVGASVGLPLALGVGFFPVFYYLKAVAKVDVPTWIPFGVSFVFFGAALAGVSYGIVSASWDPVREGSLLGWNEARRNWPVFWDSLRGRSSPPRRGS